A genome region from Archocentrus centrarchus isolate MPI-CPG fArcCen1 unplaced genomic scaffold, fArcCen1 scaffold_80_ctg1, whole genome shotgun sequence includes the following:
- the LOC115777848 gene encoding odorant receptor 131-2-like: MSVSSTNETAVINDRDTFIKAAFKNVVVVVLCISINYINIALIQTFCKHQIFYMNPRYILFFHLVLNDMIQVTLSTLMFITSYIIFQINVSVCCVLILLTLFATENTPLNLACMAVECYIAICIPLHHIQICTVKRTLMLIGLIWMTSMLSVLPDLFISLATEPLDFFHSRVFCLRETVFRNPHIIKKRDITYTVYLVIVWFVIFFTYFKILFTAKTASQDATKARNTILLHGFQVLLCMSIYAEPLLRQALQQWFPKKYSDSLFACYILFQILPRAISPIVYGVRDKTYRKYLKRYLLCNVSP, encoded by the exons ATGAGCGTGTCGTCCACCAATGAGACCGCGGTCATAAATGATCGAGACACTTTCATCAAAGCTGCGTTCAAGAATGTGGTTGTTGTGGTTCTCTGCATCTCCATCAACTACATCAATATAGCACTTATTCAGACCTTCTGCAAACACCAG ATCTTCTACATGAATCCTCGGTACATCCTGTTTTTCCACCTGGTGCTCAACGATATGATCCAGGTAACTCTTAGCACCCTGATGTTCATCACCAGCTACATCATCTTCCAGATAAAtgtctcagtttgttgtgtcCTCATCCTGCTCACTCTTTTTGCCACTGAAAACACCCCTCTGAATCTGGCTTGCATGGCAGTGGAGTGCTACATTGCCATCTGCATCCCCCTTCACCACATCCAAATTTGCACCGTCAAAAGGACATTAATGTTGATCGGTTTGATCTGGATGACCAGCATGCTGTCTGTTCTTCCTGATCTCTTCATCAGCTTGGCCACAGAGCCACTGGATTTCTTTCATTCCCGCGTGTTTTGCCTCAGAGAAACAGTCTTTCGAAATCCCCACATCATCAAGAAGCGGGACATTACCTATACAGTCTATCTGGTTATTGTCTGGTTTGTTATCTTCTTTACTTACTTCAAAATCCTGTTCACTGCAAAAACAGCAAGCCAAGATGCTACAAAGGCCAGAAATACGATCCTTCTCCATGGGTTTCAGGTGTTGCTGTGTATGTCAATATATGCAGAACCCCTGCTGAGGCAGGCCCTGCAGCAGTGGTTCCCTAAAAAATATTCAGATTCCCTTTTTGCTTGTTATATTCTTTTCCAGATTCTGCCACGAGCAATTAGTCCAATTGTCTATGGAGTAAGAGACAAAACATACAGGAAGTACCTGAAAAGGTATCTGTTGTGTAATGTGAGCCCATAA